From a single Halobellus ruber genomic region:
- a CDS encoding winged helix-turn-helix domain-containing protein, with protein MAREPTVEEPPDLQPLLDALDDADARDIIREIEESATANEISERCDIPLSTTYRKLDLLTDAGLLEEGTEIRADGHHTTSYTVTFEEVRVSLTDSREFAVEIARTEEQRPDERLADIWTSVREET; from the coding sequence ATGGCGCGCGAGCCGACCGTCGAGGAGCCGCCCGACCTCCAGCCGCTCCTCGATGCGCTCGACGACGCTGACGCGAGAGACATCATCAGGGAGATCGAGGAGTCGGCCACCGCGAACGAGATCTCCGAGCGGTGCGACATTCCGTTGTCGACCACTTACCGCAAGCTCGACTTACTGACTGACGCGGGGCTCCTCGAGGAGGGAACCGAGATCAGGGCCGACGGTCACCACACGACGAGCTATACCGTCACGTTCGAGGAGGTCCGGGTTTCGCTCACCGACTCGCGGGAGTTCGCGGTCGAGATCGCCCGCACCGAGGAACAGCGGCCCGACGAGCGGCTCGCAGACATCTGGACCAGCGTCCGGGAGGAAACATAA
- a CDS encoding DUF7521 family protein → MVHTTTSASIATGIIVMKTGILVLGGLITYFSLKAYRNTGSSALRALAIGFGIITLGALLGGTFDLILGVSLAVGLLIDAILTFVGLAVITYSLYAD, encoded by the coding sequence ATGGTACACACGACCACCTCAGCCAGCATCGCAACGGGAATCATCGTGATGAAGACGGGGATCCTGGTCCTCGGCGGCCTCATCACGTACTTCTCGTTGAAGGCGTACCGCAACACTGGATCGAGCGCGCTCCGGGCGCTCGCGATCGGGTTCGGAATCATCACCCTGGGCGCCCTCCTCGGTGGTACTTTCGACCTCATACTCGGCGTCTCGCTCGCGGTCGGGTTGCTCATCGACGCGATATTGACCTTCGTCGGGCTCGCGGTCATCACCTACTCGTTGTACGCCGACTGA
- a CDS encoding DEAD/DEAH box helicase has translation MFVRDLPVSAAVREQYRASGIEELYPPQAAAVEAGVTRGENVVAAIPTASGKTLIAELAMLTAEGPALYIVPLRALAREKYESFTELPGVSVGISTGDFDSPAEELGEEDIVVATAEKVDSAIRNGASWVAELACVVVDEVHLLGRPRRGPTLEITLATLQRRAPGVQVVALSATVENPDAIADWLDAELVESTWRPVSLRTGVYADGDVEFDDGSTLAVDVPPVGPNDDRGTEATAALVADAVDDGGQCLAFVRSRREAESLAARLAEEPSLQERYGGGPGRGAGSDGADAERGAEADTENGADAADPPGPRLAAAVRERGGTETGRRLATAVESGVAFHHAGLSSDHRSLVESAYRDREVGVICATPTLAAGVNVPARRVVVRDLERYTGEEMTPLPVLEVHQMCGRAGRPHLDPYGEAVLVAADDPGAVRERYVDAGPEAVESQLTEREALRTHMLSVVASGFADSKRGVLDLLDATFFAFQSPDVDLSGLVDEVAAELSGMGLLAVGGGNAAGDADGSDAPEGALSATDLGATVSRQYVRPETGARLVEAVRTIESMPAADVTPLTALGAVCATPDTRGTYLGNRERAAIYRYATQHAAEFTTAPDEAADFESWLCAVKLARIIREWIDGAAPETLVEQYRIGPGDLESHLERAAWLLGAADALADTLDSEVSVFASVREDLAASTDAEGDRRRRP, from the coding sequence GTGTTCGTTCGGGACCTCCCCGTCTCCGCGGCCGTCCGCGAGCAGTACCGCGCGTCGGGGATCGAGGAACTGTACCCCCCGCAAGCGGCCGCGGTGGAGGCGGGCGTTACCCGCGGGGAGAACGTCGTCGCCGCGATCCCGACGGCGTCGGGGAAGACCCTGATCGCGGAACTGGCGATGCTCACCGCCGAGGGGCCGGCGCTGTACATCGTCCCGCTTCGGGCGCTCGCACGCGAGAAATACGAGTCCTTCACGGAACTACCGGGCGTGAGCGTCGGGATCTCGACGGGCGATTTCGACTCGCCGGCCGAGGAACTGGGCGAGGAGGACATCGTTGTCGCGACCGCCGAGAAGGTCGACTCCGCCATCCGGAACGGGGCCTCGTGGGTGGCGGAGTTGGCGTGTGTCGTCGTCGACGAGGTCCACCTGCTGGGCCGTCCACGACGCGGCCCGACCCTGGAGATCACGCTCGCGACGCTCCAGCGGCGGGCGCCGGGCGTCCAGGTCGTCGCCCTGTCGGCGACGGTCGAGAACCCCGATGCAATCGCGGACTGGCTCGACGCCGAACTCGTGGAATCGACGTGGCGGCCGGTCTCGCTCCGAACCGGCGTCTACGCCGACGGCGACGTGGAGTTCGACGACGGGTCGACCCTCGCGGTCGACGTCCCGCCGGTCGGACCGAACGACGACCGCGGGACCGAGGCGACTGCGGCCCTCGTCGCCGACGCGGTCGACGACGGGGGCCAGTGTCTGGCGTTCGTCCGGTCGCGGCGGGAGGCGGAGTCGCTTGCGGCCCGGCTGGCCGAGGAGCCGAGCCTTCAGGAGCGGTACGGGGGCGGTCCGGGACGCGGAGCCGGGAGCGACGGAGCCGACGCGGAACGCGGCGCGGAAGCCGATACGGAGAACGGCGCGGACGCCGCCGACCCGCCCGGCCCCCGGCTCGCGGCGGCAGTCCGGGAGCGTGGCGGAACCGAGACCGGGCGCCGGCTGGCGACGGCGGTCGAGTCCGGCGTGGCCTTCCACCACGCCGGGCTGTCGAGCGATCACCGGTCGCTCGTGGAGTCGGCGTACCGCGACCGAGAGGTCGGGGTGATCTGTGCGACCCCGACCCTGGCGGCGGGGGTGAACGTCCCCGCCCGCCGTGTGGTGGTTCGGGACCTCGAACGGTACACCGGCGAGGAGATGACGCCGCTGCCGGTGCTCGAAGTCCACCAGATGTGCGGCCGCGCCGGCCGCCCGCATCTCGACCCCTACGGCGAGGCGGTACTCGTCGCCGCCGACGACCCCGGGGCGGTCCGCGAGCGGTACGTCGACGCCGGGCCGGAGGCGGTCGAATCACAGCTCACCGAGCGGGAGGCGCTCCGGACCCATATGCTGTCGGTGGTGGCCTCGGGGTTCGCCGACTCGAAGCGGGGCGTCCTCGACCTGCTGGACGCGACGTTCTTCGCGTTCCAGTCGCCCGACGTCGACCTCTCGGGGCTGGTCGACGAGGTCGCGGCGGAGTTGTCGGGGATGGGGCTGCTCGCGGTCGGCGGCGGGAACGCCGCCGGCGACGCGGACGGGAGCGACGCCCCCGAGGGCGCGCTCTCGGCGACGGACCTCGGCGCGACGGTCTCCCGGCAGTACGTCCGTCCGGAGACGGGCGCCCGACTGGTCGAGGCGGTCCGGACGATCGAGTCGATGCCGGCGGCGGACGTGACCCCGCTCACCGCGCTCGGCGCGGTCTGTGCGACCCCGGACACCCGCGGGACGTATCTCGGAAATCGCGAACGCGCCGCGATCTACCGGTACGCGACGCAGCACGCCGCGGAGTTCACGACCGCGCCCGACGAGGCGGCGGACTTCGAGTCGTGGCTGTGTGCAGTGAAACTGGCGCGAATCATCCGCGAGTGGATCGACGGCGCCGCCCCGGAGACGCTGGTCGAGCAGTACCGCATCGGCCCCGGCGACCTGGAGTCACACCTCGAACGTGCGGCGTGGCTGCTGGGCGCCGCCGACGCGCTCGCCGACACGCTGGACTCGGAGGTATCCGTGTTCGCGTCGGTGCGGGAGGATCTCGCCGCGTCGACCGACGCCGAGGGCGACCGGCGTCGGCGGCCGTGA